The Formosa sp. Hel1_33_131 genome window below encodes:
- a CDS encoding valine--tRNA ligase yields MSIPSKYDASTVENKWYDYWMTHKYFHSTPDSREPYTIVIPPPNVTGILHMGHMLNNTIQDVLVRRARLQGKNACWVPGTDHASIATEAKVVAKLKEKGIDKNDLTRAEFMEHAWEWTEEYGGVILEQLKKLGCSCDWDRTKFTMDDDMSESVIKVFIDLFNKGLIYRGFRMVNWDPQAQTTLSDEEVIYEERQGNLYYLNYNIQDSDEVITIATTRPETILGDAAICINPNDERYTHLKGKKAIVPLNDRVIPIIEDEYVDIEFGTGCLKVTPAHDINDKALGEKHQLEVIDIFNANATLNSFGLHYEGKDRFVVRKEIAKELESKGFLIKTEQHTHKVGTSERTKEVIEPRLSDQWFLKMETLAKPAIKAVLEDKTINLFPKKFENTYRHWMENIRDWNISRQLFWGQQIPAYFYGDGKDDFVVAETIEKALELAKDKSGNTQLGLESLRQDSDVLDTWFSSWLWPMSVFDGIRNPENEDIKYYYPTNDLVTGPDILFFWVARMIVAGHEYKDQKPFNNVYFTGLVRDKQRRKMSKSLGNSPDALKLIENFGADGVRVGLLLSSAAGNDLMFDEALCQQGKAFGNKIWNAFRLIEGWEVAEIEQPEYAAIAVEWYQAKFQKTLVEIEDHFSKYRLSDALMTTYKLIWDDFCSWLLEMVKPAYEAPIDKKTYEAVVAILESNLKILHPFMPFLTEEIWQYLEERTPEQALIVASWPELKPYDSTILEGFEFASDVVSGIRTIRKEKNIAFKNTIEFLVLNNESQTKGFDAIISKLGNISNLSYTTETVENALSFRVKSNEYFIPANDTIDVAAEILKLEEELKYTEGFLKSVQKKLSNERFVSGAPEQVVASEKKKEADAVAKIETLKASLNNLK; encoded by the coding sequence ATGTCTATTCCTTCTAAATATGATGCGTCAACTGTTGAAAACAAATGGTATGACTACTGGATGACTCATAAATATTTCCATTCGACTCCCGATTCTCGAGAGCCTTATACCATTGTGATCCCTCCACCAAACGTTACAGGGATTTTGCACATGGGGCACATGCTGAATAATACCATTCAGGATGTCTTGGTACGTCGTGCACGTTTACAGGGGAAAAATGCCTGTTGGGTTCCTGGTACCGATCACGCATCGATCGCTACTGAAGCAAAAGTGGTAGCAAAACTGAAAGAGAAAGGAATTGATAAAAACGACCTTACGAGAGCAGAGTTTATGGAACATGCTTGGGAGTGGACTGAAGAATATGGAGGAGTCATTCTTGAACAATTGAAGAAACTTGGATGCTCTTGTGATTGGGATCGTACCAAATTCACGATGGATGATGATATGAGTGAATCTGTGATCAAAGTATTTATTGATTTATTTAATAAAGGGTTGATTTATAGAGGGTTTAGAATGGTGAATTGGGATCCTCAAGCCCAAACAACCTTGTCTGATGAAGAAGTGATTTATGAAGAACGACAAGGCAATTTATACTATTTAAATTATAATATTCAAGACAGTGATGAGGTGATTACGATTGCAACGACACGTCCTGAAACGATTTTAGGCGATGCCGCAATTTGTATCAATCCGAACGATGAACGCTACACCCATTTAAAAGGAAAAAAAGCAATTGTTCCTTTAAATGATCGTGTCATTCCTATTATAGAAGATGAATATGTTGATATTGAATTTGGAACGGGTTGTTTAAAAGTAACACCTGCACATGATATAAATGATAAGGCGCTAGGTGAAAAACACCAGTTAGAAGTGATTGATATTTTTAATGCCAATGCAACGCTGAACAGTTTTGGCCTGCACTACGAAGGTAAAGACCGATTTGTGGTTCGAAAAGAAATCGCCAAAGAGCTTGAGTCCAAAGGCTTTCTGATCAAAACGGAACAACATACACATAAAGTAGGAACTTCGGAACGTACAAAAGAAGTGATTGAACCACGTCTTTCAGACCAGTGGTTTTTAAAAATGGAAACGCTTGCTAAACCTGCGATCAAAGCGGTTTTAGAAGACAAAACGATCAATCTGTTTCCAAAGAAATTTGAAAACACCTACCGCCATTGGATGGAAAACATCCGTGATTGGAATATTTCTAGACAATTATTTTGGGGTCAACAGATTCCAGCCTATTTTTATGGAGATGGCAAAGACGATTTTGTAGTGGCTGAAACCATTGAAAAAGCTTTAGAGTTAGCGAAAGATAAATCGGGCAATACACAATTAGGTCTTGAAAGTTTAAGACAAGACAGTGATGTTCTAGACACATGGTTCTCTTCTTGGTTGTGGCCAATGTCTGTGTTTGATGGCATTCGGAATCCAGAAAACGAAGACATAAAATATTACTACCCAACCAATGATTTAGTGACGGGACCAGATATTTTATTTTTCTGGGTGGCACGTATGATTGTTGCCGGTCATGAATATAAAGATCAAAAGCCTTTTAACAACGTGTATTTCACAGGACTTGTGCGAGACAAACAACGTCGTAAGATGAGCAAGTCATTGGGGAATTCTCCAGACGCCTTAAAGCTTATAGAAAACTTTGGAGCCGACGGCGTTCGTGTGGGATTATTATTAAGCTCCGCCGCTGGAAACGACTTAATGTTTGATGAAGCCTTATGTCAACAAGGGAAAGCATTTGGGAATAAAATATGGAATGCCTTCCGACTGATTGAAGGTTGGGAAGTTGCCGAGATTGAGCAACCTGAATATGCCGCCATTGCTGTTGAGTGGTACCAAGCAAAATTTCAAAAAACATTGGTAGAAATAGAAGATCATTTTAGCAAGTACCGCTTAAGTGATGCTTTAATGACTACTTATAAATTAATTTGGGATGATTTCTGCTCTTGGTTATTGGAAATGGTGAAACCTGCTTACGAGGCGCCCATTGACAAGAAAACTTATGAGGCTGTGGTAGCAATATTGGAATCAAATCTAAAAATTTTACATCCGTTTATGCCATTTCTGACAGAAGAAATCTGGCAATATTTGGAAGAAAGAACGCCAGAGCAAGCTTTAATTGTGGCTTCATGGCCAGAACTGAAGCCTTACGACTCGACTATTTTAGAAGGTTTTGAATTTGCTTCAGATGTTGTGTCAGGAATTCGTACGATTCGAAAAGAGAAAAATATAGCATTTAAAAATACTATTGAATTTTTGGTATTGAACAACGAGTCTCAAACCAAAGGCTTTGATGCGATTATTTCTAAATTAGGAAACATTTCAAACTTGAGCTACACAACTGAAACAGTTGAAAATGCCTTGTCCTTTAGAGTGAAATCTAATGAATATTTTATTCCAGCCAATGACACCATTGATGTGGCCGCTGAAATCTTAAAATTAGAAGAGGAACTTAAATATACAGAAGGATTTCTGAAATCGGTTCAAAAGAAGTTGTCTAACGAGCGTTTTGTTTCGGGAGCTCCTGAGCAAGTTGTGGCAAGTGAAAAGAAAAAAGAAGCCGATGCAGTTGCTAAAATTGAAACGCTTAAAGCAAGTTTGAACAACTTAAAATAA